From Polynucleobacter sp. MWH-P3-07-1:
AGGGCTAAAACGGAATGTAGCGCTTTAGGCAAATGCCGCAACTCTCTTAAGAGTTTCTTTTCTTGATCAGGATTTAATTTACCAGCGCGCTTTGCAATCGATAGGGTCAGTAGGTAAAGCGCGAGTAATTGGGTTGTAAATGCTTTGGTAGAGGCAACACCAATCTCGGTTCCAGCCTTGGTCAAAAAATGCCAATCGGTCTCGCGAACCATTGCACTTGAAGCCACATTACAAATCGCCAGGGTAAAGCGATGGCCCAAGCTCTTGGCATGGCGCAAGGCTGCTAAGGTATCTGCCGTTTCACCTGACTGAGAAACTACAATGACTAGAGTGTTAGGAAAAGACACGGTTTTGCGATAGCGATATTCACTCGCAATTTCTACTTGAGTAGGAATGCCTGCAATCTCTTCTAACCAATACTTCGCAACGCAAGCCGAGTAATAACTTGTACCGCAGGCCAAAATCAAAATCTGATCAAAAGTATTCCAATCTGCTGGCTTCGCTCCAAATAATTCAGGTCCAAATTGAGTAATGTTGGCAAGGGTATCGCCGATTGCACGAGGTTGCTCAAAAATCTCTTTTTGCATGTAATGCTGATATGGGCCCAGATCGACCGCTTCTGATTGAGTGGGCATGGGCTTAGAGGGCCTCTTCACTTCTTGTCCAGCCTGGTCCAGAATCTGGATAGTGCTCGCTTTAATGACTGCTACATCACCCTCTTCTAGATACACCATAGAATGGGCGCGTCCAGCTAATGCAAGAGCATCTGAGGCCAGGAAGTTTTCGCCCTCACCCAATGCGATGACTAAGGGCGACCCTACACGAGCCCCGATCAGAAGCTCTGGCTGATCTTGCGCAATGACGCCGACGGCATATGCGCCATGCAATCTCGGTAGTACTGATCTCACAGCGAATCCAAGATCTTTTTGCCCTTGAGCTACATAAGCTTGATGAATTAAATGGGCAATAACCTCAGTATCTGTTTCTGAGGTAAATACGTAGCCTGCGGACTGAAGCTCTGACCTAAGAGCTTCATAATTCTCAATGATGCCGTTATGGACGACTGCAATCAGTCCATTTGAAATATGGGGATGAGCGTTCTGTGTATCAGGCTTGCCATGGGTTGCCCAGCGCGTATGCGCAATGCCTAAGGTGCCAATAAATTGCTTACCTTGCTCAGCCAATTCAGCAACACGCGCAGTGGTTCTAGCACGCTCAATAGGATGCTTAGTATCGGCACTATTGATGACAGCAAAGCCGCAAGAGTCATAACCGCGGTACTCTAAGCGACGCAAGCCCTCAATCAATACTTCGACAATATTTTTACTAGAGACAGCGCCGACGATTCCGCACATTACTTGCGACCCTTCAGTACCTTCTTCACTGCTTGCTTAGAAGCAGCTTTAACGGTGACTTTTTTTGTAGGTCGCTTCCACTCTAAAGAGATTTGCTTCACTCTCGAAATCGTCAATTGATTAGCAGGTGCATCTTTGGTCAAAGTAGTGCCGGCACCCAAGGTCGCTCCGCGCTTCACCCGAATTGGTGCCACCAACTGAGTGTCAGAGCCAATGAAGACATCATCTTCAATAATCGTTTGGTGTTTATTGACGCCATCGTAATTACAAGTAATGGTGCCCGCTCCAATATTGACACGGGCTCCAACAATTGAATCGCCAACATAAGATAAGTGATTGGCCTTGCTATTGCTTCCAATCTTGCTATTTTTCACTTCGACGAAGTTCCCGATATGTACTTCATTGGCGAGCTCGGCACCAGGACGTAAGCGAGCGTAAGGGCCAATCACCGCATTTGCCCCCACCTTTGCGCCATCTAAGTGGCTGAAGGGGTGAATGGAAACGTCTTTACCAATGTCGCAATCGCGAACGATGCAATAAGGTCCGATCTTCACTCCCGAGGCTAGGCGAACGCTTCCCTCAAAAACACAACCTACATCAATGAAAACATCGCTTCCGCAATCGAGCTTGCCACGAATATCAATCCGAGCAGGGTCAGCCAAAGATACACCGCCCTCCATTAAGTCTTTTGCCAATTGCAGTTGATATACCCGCTCTAGGCTAGCCAATTGCTCACGGCTATTCACCCCAATGATTTCAAACTCATGATCAGCTTGCGCTGTCCGAATGGGAACGCCATCCTTCACTGCCATGGCGATAACGTCAGTTAAATAGTATTCCCCTTGAGCATTATTAGCACTTAATGACTTCAGCCATTTTTTGAGGGGAGTCGTTGGCAACACCATGATGCCGGTATTAATTTCAGTAATCTGCTTTTGTGCAAACGTCGCATCTTTCTCTTCAATAATGGCACATACTGCACCATTGGAATCTCGGATGATGCGGCCGTAGCCTGTTGGTACATCAACATTTTGTGTCAATAAAGCTAGGGCAGATTCCTGACCGCGAGCGCCATCTGCTAATTTAGCGAGGATGCTGAGCGTTCTCTTACTAGTCAGCGGAACATCTCCATAGAGAACTAAAGTAGGCTCTTGGGAATCCAGCTTACTCAAGGTCTGCAAAAGAGCGTGGCCAGTCCCTTTTTGTTCTGCCTGCAAAACAGTGCTGACTTTATTAAATACAGGATGCTCAGCTAAAAAACTCTTGACGTCTGCAGCGCCGTGACCAACCACAACAATCGGGCCTTGTTTAACCTGCTTGCCCAGCAAAGATAAAGCGGTATCCAGCACATATTGCAAGAGGGGCTTGCCAGCGAGATTTTGCAAAACTTTGGGCAATGCGGATTTCATCCGCTTACCCTGTCCTGCAGCCAAAATGACGATGTTCATATCAAGGGATTATAAGTCCCTGGAATCAGGGTTCCACAAGCCAATTCATCCAATTCAGCCTCATCGATCGCCTTGTCTCCAGCCGATCTAGCGGCAATTCCAGACAGAACTGAAGAAATATCCAGGTTTTTGAAATCAAAGGCCTCTGCGTCCATTAAGTGCGAAGGGACGATGTGATGCATTGCTCGAAATATATTCTCTACGCGGCCCGGATATTGCTTTTCCCATTCGCGCAACATTTGTTTCATGGCCTGCCGCTGTAAATTTGGCTGGCTACCACACAAGTCACATGGAATGATTGGGAAGTTCATATCAGCCGCATACCGCTCTAATAATTTCTCTGGCACATACGCTAAAGGACGAATCACAATATGCTTGCCATCATCCGAACGGAGTTTAGGTGGCATACCCTTAAGTTTGCCCGCATGAAATAAATTGAGTAATAAGGTTTGCAAAATGTCATCACGATGATGGCCAAGTGCAATTTTTGTGGCGCCCAACTCATCCGCTACGCGGTACAAAATGCCACGACGCAAGCGTGAACATAATCCACAAGTTGTTTTGCCTTCTGGAATCACCCGCTTCACAATGCTATAGGTGTCTTGCTCTTCAATATGAAAAGGCACGCCCAATACAGACAAGTAATTTGGCAAAGTCTCCGCGGGAAAGTTAGGTTGTTTCTGATCTAAGTTAACAGCGACAATCTCAAACTGAATCGGGGCTCGCTCACGCAACTTGAGCAATATATCAAGCATGGCAAAACTATCTTTTCCACCCGATACACAAACCATGACTTTGTCACCATCTTCAATCATGCCAAAGTCGCCAATGGCTTGACCGGCCAAACGGCAAAGCTTTTTCTCTAGCTTATTTTCTTCAAAGGCGACTTTACGAATATCGTTCATAACATTTAAAAATTAGACCGGCTTGATGCGAAATACTTCTACGCCTACTGAATGGCAGTCAGGATAGACATCTGGCTTGGCAGTGCTAACACGAACCGCCAACACTTTTGGGTGAGCCAGCATAGCGGCAACAATATCATCACAAAAAGTTTCTTGTAAGTGGATATGGCCCTGCAAAGCCCTATTTTTAATAGTTTCGCGGATAAAGTCATAGTCAACCACCTCTCCCAATAAATCTTGTTTGGGAGTATTGAGTCCAAGTGGAATATATAAATCCACATTGAGAATCACGCGTTGTTCCGCTTTCTTCTCAAAATCATGAACGCCGATATTGATGTAAATCTCGTAGTCGCGCAAATATAAACGGCGGCAGTCAATCAGACTGGGATGGGAGAGAATGGCTTGCATGAGTTAATTTACCTTGGTCATTTAGTGAGTCTTGAACATCACATCTCGCTCCGATGGCAACAAATGTTGCCCACCATCAACGTAGAGTGTCGTTCCAGTAATTGCAGATGACTCTGCTAAAAATATGGCGGCTTTAGCCACGTCGATTGCCTTAGAAGAGCGACCGAGCGGGGTCATTTGATGCGCCTTTGAAAATCCCTCAGCTGTTTGATCGCCAGAAGGGAGCGTAATTCCAGGAGCTAGGCCAATCACGCGGAGTAAAGGGGCAAAATCGACTGCCAAAATTTCGATTGAGCTGAGTAAGGCGCTTTTTGATAGCGTGTAAGACAAGTAATCTGGATTGGGATTAATGAGTTTTTGATCTAGTAGCTGTATCACTGATGGAATACATTCGCTCTCCAACTGATGTTGCTTCTGATGTTCAAAAAACATTTGCGAAAGAATGATTGGCGCCGTCAAGTTCACCTGCATATGTGCCAATACATTTTTTCCACTTAAAGGAGTATCTGAATTTGCTCGATCGTATTGAAAAATTGAAGCACTATTAATGATGCAGCCTAGATTCGGAAATGCTTTAGCTACAGCTGTAAATAGTTCTTTTGCTTCTACCTCCTTACTCAAGTCAGCCTGAAAAGCTAGCGCCTTGACCCCGAGGGCAAGAATATCGGTAACCGTCTGCTTTGCTTCAGTAGCGGATCGACCATAATGAATAGCAATGTCCCAACCCTGACGAGCAAATTCCAAAGCAATTTCTCGACCCAAACGCTTTGCAGCGCCGGTCACTAAAACGGCTTTATTTGACGTAAATTGGGACGCAGAACTCATGTGCAGTTAAATTCTCTTAGACTAGCGAGCTATGGATATTACCTTGACCAGCCTAGAAGCGGAGCATAGCCAACTGCTCTGCAGCAAAATTCGTGCTGAAATCAGTGCTAAAGGCGGCTGGATCCCCTTCTCCCGCTTTATGCAAATGGCCCTGTACGAACCCGGCATGGGCTATTACAGCGCTGGCGCCCACAAACTGGGAGCAGGGGGTGACTTTACGACAGCGCCTGAATTAAGCCCATTATTTGGCTCCGCAGTTGCCAATACCCTCTTACCGGTTCTGGAAGGGTTTAAATCAAAAGATCTGCCAAGCAAAATTTTGGAATTTGGAGCTGGCACCGGCAAATTGGCTGAGGCGATTTTGCTGCACCTGGGCAAACAGGGCTTTAGCCTCGATGCTTACGAAATTATCGAAATCTCTCCAGACTTGGCTGCCAGACAGCAATCACGTCTAAACCACCTAATCGCTAGTCAAGAGAGCAGCACTACTTGTCACTGGCTAGATGAATTACCCCAAAACTATCAGGGGGTGATTATTGCTAACGAGGTCATCGACGCCATTCCTTGTGAGCTGATTATTTTTGAGAACGGCTTTTGGCATTGGCGCGGGGTCTCTGATGAGAATGGGCAGTTTCTTTGGAAGACCGGTAAACCAGTTAATCAAAATGCATTACCCACAATCTTATTGAATGGAAATTTTCCCGAAGGCTACACGACTGAACTGCATCCTCAAGCTCATGCTTGGATGCGTCAAGTCGCACAGCAACTTCAGACTGGATTATTTCTGACTTTAGATTATGGCTTTCCAGAGTCTGAGTACTATCACGCTCAAAGACAAGAAGGTACTTTGATTGCGCATCACCGCCACCACGCAATACCCGACCCCTTTCATTTGCCGGGTCTTTGTGATTTAACGACACATGTGGAGTGGCTTGAGCTTGCTCGTATTGCTCTCGCAGAACAAGCAGATGATGTTTTCCTGACTAATCAAGGGGCTTATCTGCTCAACGCAGGGATCGGTGAACTGGCTTTAGAGCTTGCTGATCCAAAAGACGCTGAAACATTTTTGCCAATCTCCAACGCCTTACAAAAACTACTCTCTGAAGCAGAGATGGGCGAGCTCTTTAAAGCGTTTGCTTTCTCAAAGAATTTGAGTGATCTCATTCCGGGACAACATCTTCAAGACTTGCCTGGTTTGGGTGGTCGTAATCGCCTCTAGCTAAAGAGCTGCAGCAATCGCTGCTAAGCGTGCCTTTTCCACCACTATCCGAATCTTCTCGCCGTTATTTCTATCGGAGGAGTCAAGATCAGCAATGCATTGCGCTAACTCTAGGGCTTGGGCTTTTTGTAAGGCCTGAATCAGATCGCTCACCTCAAAGCCGATTTGTTTGGCCAGGGTCAAAACCATCATCGCTCGCTCTGGCTTGCGCCACACATCAGCACGATTAAACCAAGCCAGAATCTCTTGAGCAGTATTTTTCTGATCTCCTCTTTGCTTTAACAAGAGATTCAGTTCACTAAAAATTTCACTGAAGTCGCGAACTTCATTTGGCATCTTTACCGCCTCTGACCATGCTCGAATTTCAGTAGGCGGTAAATTCATGAGCACCACTGCACAACGCTCCTCTAATGTTGGAGGGGCAATCCGCAAATAGTCTCGCAAGCTCTCTCGTTGTGGTTCATCGATGAGCTGCGCATTTAGACTGCTTGGTAACAGCAATTTTGCAGCGCCGGCATCCAGTAAGACCTGAAACATCCGCATGGGCTTAGTGGCTGTTAGACCTCTTGATAGCTCTTGCCAAATTCTTTCGGATGAGAGTGCTGCCAGCTCGCCAGATCGAACGATTGCTTGAATTGCGAGGAGGGTTTCCTCGGCTACGATAAATTCAGGAAAGCGGGCTGCAAAGCGGGCCACCCGAAGTAAACGTAGAGGGTCCTCAGCAAAAGCATCGGAGACATGACGCAAAATCTTTTTGGCTAAATCTGCTTGTCCATTAAATGGATCAATGATGGGGCCCACCCACTCGCCATTTTCAGAGAGCTCTTGTGCCATGGCATTGATGGTTAAATCACGACGCTCAAGGTCTTGCTCCAGGGTGACAGAAGGATCTGCATGGAATACAAAACCTTTATACCCAGCGCCTGTTTTGCGCTCGGTTCTAGCCAAGGCATATTCAGCCTGAGTGGCGGGATGTAAAAAAACAGGGAAGTCCTTGCCGACTGGACGAAAACCTTTTGCAAGCATTTCCTCTACAGAACTTCCTACCACCACATAATCGATATCGTGGGCTGGGATGCCCATCAAGGTATCTCGTATTGCGCCACCAACAGCGTAGGTTTTCACGAACTAGCCCATTCCTTCAAGCGTATGGCGACTCATTCCAAAGACATCCACTAAGGCATCTTGACTATTAACAGGCAAAGTATTGGGCAAACTCATCGAAGCAATATTATCTCGAGACATTAGCGTAGGTCCCGGTAAATATTCAAATGCAAGGGCTTGCAAATACCCGACTAGATTAGGCACAGGAATAATCACACACTTTGTCTTGGCTTTTCGAGCTGCGAACTCCACAATGGCCTTCATCGTTAATACATCTGGTCCAACTAAATCATAGGACTGGTGAATTGTCTGGGGCATGGTGAGCGATTTCACAAATGCACTGGCTACATCATCAACGCTGACAGGCTGAAACTGTGCATCACAATGTGCTAAAGGCAAAGCCGGAAATAATGTTGTCAGCTTAGAAAATAAATTAATGAACTGATCGGCCGCACCAAAAATGACAGAGGGTCTAAAGATTGTCCAATCGAGATTGCTCGCCTTCACTGCAGCCTCTCCAGCGCCTTTGCTCCGCTGGTACATCGAAGGGCCGTGCTCGTCGGCGCCTAAAGCACTCATATGAAGGTAGCGCTTCAGGCCATGCAATTGCATTGCGGTGATAATGTTTTTGGGCAGCTCGACATGCGCCGCCTTAAATACTTTGCCATAGGGTTTGGCGGGCTGATCGTGCAGAACGCCCACCAAATTAATCACTGCACCATGAGAGCGCACTCGACCGCATAAATTTTGTAGCTCATCAAAATCATGAATATCGGCATCCTCAAGATGCACCTTGGGTAACATTCTGAGCTCACGAGCTGCGCCTAAATGTCGAGTAGGCAGCAATACTGAATAACCCGCATTTTGTAGTTTTGCCGCTAAAACGCGGCCCACAAATCCATTGCCACCGATGAGTAAGATGTCGTATTTCATAAGATTGATTATCTCCTTAAGGTAAATCGCTTTGCGTTGCCGCTTTTGGAGTAATGGTGCCTAAGCGCTGTTTTAAGGATTGTGACTGCCCTTGCATGACAGATGCGTAATAACTGGAATTAGACAATACGTTCTTGACGTAGGTGCGAGTCTCATTAAAAGGAATAGTCTCAGCAAAAATAGCACCTTCAACTGGCCCATCCAATTTCTCGCGCCACTGTTTTGAGCGGCCCGGGCCAGCATTGTAGGCAGCCGAGGCTAGCACCCACGAGCCATCCAAATCATTGAGAACCATATTGAGGTAATTGCTACCGAGCGTCAAGTTGGTATTTCTATCTTGGAGCTGTTGGCTGGTATATGAAGTCATCCCGATTTTCTTGGCAACATACTTTGCAGTATTTGGCATGACTTGCATCAAGCCTGCCGCACCGACATTCGATGAAGCATTCATAATGAAACGGGATTCTTGACGGATGAGTCCGTATGCCCAAGCCAAATTCAAATCAATCTGTTTAGCAATCGGTGCCAAGTCATCTTTAAAAGGGGTTGGGTAGCGCAAGGTGAAATCATGTTCCTGCTTAGTACGATCGGCAGTATTGACAACACGATCATATAAATTCACCCTCTTTCCGTACTCCGCAGCAGCTAACAATTGCTTATCGGACATATTGCGCAGCTCCCAATTCCACTCTCGATTGCCTTCAAATCGAAGATTCATTGCGTAAAGATGTTGTGCCCGAATAAAACCATTGCGATTTGCCATCACATCAATTTCTTGCTCAGAAACTTTAGTTCGAGCTGGGGCATGATTCGATTTACCCAACTCTTCACGCGCTAGTTGGCCGTAAAAATTAAATTGATCCTGAATCAGCTCAAAGGATTCGCGAGCTTTGGCGTCTTGTCCATCTGCCTTCAGTGCACGACCATACCAGTAGGTCCAGGCCGGATCTCGACTGCGGACCGCCGGATTCATACCCTCGATGGCCTGCTTCACTAAAGTCCAATCTTTCACCCTCAAGCCTGCTCGAACCTTCCACTCTTGACTCTCTGTAGAGAGGAGCTCGTTATAACCTAAAGCCTGCTGTAGTCGATAGGCATCATCGGCATTGGGATCCAGCTTCTTAGCCAAAAATTGGCCGATCACTCCCCAAGCGACAGCCTGGTTCTCTTTGCTGTAGCGATTACCGATTTGCTGAAAATCTTTATATGCTCTGGCTGGATCCGTTTTCGCCATCTTCACCACATCAGCAATGGGATCTTCGCCACCTAAACGACGCGACATCGTATCAAAGCCCATTTCATTAGCAGCGCGACCGATGGCCCTACCCTCACTTGGCGTCATGCCTCCAGCCTGAACTAGAAGTGGCACCAATTCTTGACAAGATTGCCCAAAGTAACGAGGGTCAATCAAAATGCTGCGCGCATCAAATGCAACCTTGCTAGCATTCTCACCTTGAGCTAAATGCGATTGCAATACATAGCATTTGACCGTTGTATCGTCATCGACAACAAACTTGGCGTACTCAGCATCAAAATTACTCCAATCTTTTCGCTTACCCAATACCAGCAACCAGTCATTGCGCATTCGATCTGCAATTGCACTCCCTTGATACTGATTTAAAAAAGCGATAACTTGTGAATCTGCACCAGTATCTGCGCGCGCTCCGCCTCCACTATCAAATAATTGAGGCTTAATTCGAAAGTAAGTAACGTAATCATCGTAGGGGTAGTTTGCTAAAGCTGCAGCTAATTGCTGCGACCTGAAGACATCATTTTTTTTCGCGGCTTCACGTAATTCGATAAAAGTACGGTCAGCATCAGTGATTTCTTCTGGGGCAAGCTTACTTTCATAAGACTTGGGCAAATGGACTTTCTTTGACTTGTCTGCAAACGCGCCTGGACTCATCAGGGCTGCCCATAGGATCAGCAATCCAGAAAGGATTTTCAATGCTGGTGCCGGGTTCTGATGCGACTTTCTCACTATGTAACCTTGTTTACTATATTTCTTAATTTTCACCTGATAATGCTCGATATGCACGGTAATTCAACAAAATCTCTCCGCCAAGACTTACTCAGGCAACGCAGTGAGTTTATGGCATCGCCAGACTATGCTCAAACTGAAGCTAGGCTAATTGGGGTATTGAATCAATTTTTGACAAAGCATTCTTCAGAGCTTAAATCTATCGCCTTATATTGCCCCATCCAAAATGAAATTGATTTACGGCCTACCCTATTGGATTGGGCAAAGGCTCAAGCCCATCGCCAACTGGCCCTGCCTTATGCAAAAGAAGATAAGCATTTGGATTTTTATCTTTGGCAAGCGGGGGATGTTTTAAGCCCAAGCAAGCATGGGGTGCCAGAGCCGATTCCCAGCAATTCTCAAAGACCCCAAATTCTTCCTGACTGTATTTTGCTGCCCTGTGTTGGCTGGTCAGAGTCGCAGGACAAGAAAAAGCATTGGCGACTAGGTTATGGTGGAGGCTACTTTGATAGAACCCTGGCTCTTTTGAAAAAACTGGGGCGCCAGCCGATCTGTATCGGCATCGGCTTTGATTGGCAAAAACTAGATGACACAAAGTGGTCTGCTCAAACCCATGATGAGCCTCTGACCTACATGCTGACCGAGTCTGGCTTAAGACCCTAGACTGAGGTTGTCTGCAATAGCCAAAACGGCTTCTGCCTGGTTCAATGAATAAAAGTGCAATCCCGGGGCGCCGGCTACTAACAGTTGATCGCAGAGATCAGTAACTACTTGTTCACCAAAAGCTCGAATCGAGGCTACATCATCTCCATAGGACTGTAGACGCAATCGAATCCAGCGAGGAATTTCAGCGCCACAGGCATCTGAAAAACGCAGTAACTGCGTACTGTTAGTGATGGGCATAATCCCGGCAATGATAGGCTGCGTAACACCCATTTCGTAAGCTTCATCTACAAAGCGGAAGTAGGCGTCGGTATTGTAAAAGTACTGAGTCACAGCAGAATTCGCGCCCGCCTTCATTTTCTGAACAAAAAAGTCAATGTCACTCGCTGGTGATTTCGCTTGAGGATGGGTTTCTGGATAAGCAGCTACATCGATATGAAACCAGTCGCCTGTCTCTGAGCGAATAAATTCCACCAGCTCATTCGCATGATGGAACTCACCGTATTGGCCCATGCCCGATGGCAGATCACCACGTAAGGCAACGATGCGCTTAATACCGAGCGCTTGATATTGCTTCAGCATCTGACGCACACTCTCACGCGAACTGCCCACACAAGACAAGTGTGGAGCAACCATTGCACCAGCCGCATGAATATCACTAACCACTTTTAAAGTCCCAGACTGGGTAGAGCCACCAGCACCAAAAGTAACAGAATAAAACGCGGGCTTGAGAGTTTCGCTCAAGCGCTCGCGCACTAAACGTAATTTATTCTCACCTTCTGGTGTTTTAGGGGGAAAGAATTCAACGCTCAGTTCCATTACCTTAGCCTAGTCTTTTTAGTAGCTTGATTAATAACGATAGTGATCAGGCTTGTAAGGCCCTTGCTTAGTGACGCCAATATAAGAAGCCTGCTGATCACTTAACTCCGTTAACTGTGCATTGAGCTTCTTCAACTGTAAGCGTGCCACCTTCTCATCAAGATGCTTAGGCAAGGTGTAAACACCGACAGGATACTTGTCTGTGCCGACTGCATTCCACAATTCAATCTGAGCAATCACTTGATTGGCGAAAGAAGAGCTCATGACATAGGAAGGATGGCCAGTGCCGCAACCCAGATTTACCAAACGACCCTTAGCCAAAATAATGATACGCTTTTCAGGCATCCCATTAGCGGCTGGGAAAATCACATGATCAACCTGAGGCTTAATTTCTTCCCAACGGTACTTTTCAATACCAGCCACATCAATCTCATTATCGAAGTGGCCAATATTACAAACGATCGCTTGATCTTTCATCTTGACCATATGGTCATGAGTGATGACATGGTAATTGCCTGTCGCAGAAACAAAGATATCTGCCTTATCAGCAGCGTAGTCCATTGTCACAACGCGATAGCCTTCCATTGCAGCTTGTAGGGCACAAATGGGATCGACTTCAGTGACCCAAACCTGGGCAGATAAAGCACGCAAAGCTTGTGCAGAGCCCTTACCCACGTCGCCATAACCACACACTACAGCTACCTTACCGGCAATCATGACATCCGTTGCACGCTTAATCGCATCTACCAATGACTCACGGCAACCATAAAGATTATCAAACTTACTCTTGGTGACGGAGTCGTTCACATTGATCGCAGGAAACTTGAGTTCTCCCTTTGCAAACATTTGATAAAGACGATGCACGCCTGTTGTAGTTTCCTCTGTAACGCCTTTGACTTTCTCCAGACGAGTTGAATACCAAGTTGGATCAATAGCCAATTTATTTTTAATGGTGGCGAACAGAATGGTTTCTTCTTCGCTGGTTGGGTGACTAATACAGGCTTGATCTTTTTCAGCGCGTGCACCAAGGTGCAATAACAAAGTAGCATCACCACCATCATCCAAAATCATATTAGTGAATCCACCGTCGGCCCACTCAAAAATACGGTGTGTGAAATCCCAATACTGCTCGAGGGTCTCACCTTTAATCGCAAACACGGGTGTACCGTTTGCTGCAATCGCTGCAGCAGCATGATCTTGAGTCGAGAAAATATTACAAGAGGCCCACTGCACTTCGGCACCAAGCGCCTCTAGGGTTTCAATCAACACGGCTGTTTGAATGGTCATATGCAAAGAGCCAGTAATACGGGCCCCACGCAAAGGTTGTTGCGCAGAAAATTCATCGCGAATTGCGATGAGTCCAGGCATCTCGGTCTCGGCAATGGCAATTTCTTTACGGCCAAAGTTAGATAAAGAAATATCAGCAATAGCACAACGCGTGGCTACGAAATCTTGTAGATT
This genomic window contains:
- the glmS gene encoding glutamine--fructose-6-phosphate transaminase (isomerizing) → MCGIVGAVSSKNIVEVLIEGLRRLEYRGYDSCGFAVINSADTKHPIERARTTARVAELAEQGKQFIGTLGIAHTRWATHGKPDTQNAHPHISNGLIAVVHNGIIENYEALRSELQSAGYVFTSETDTEVIAHLIHQAYVAQGQKDLGFAVRSVLPRLHGAYAVGVIAQDQPELLIGARVGSPLVIALGEGENFLASDALALAGRAHSMVYLEEGDVAVIKASTIQILDQAGQEVKRPSKPMPTQSEAVDLGPYQHYMQKEIFEQPRAIGDTLANITQFGPELFGAKPADWNTFDQILILACGTSYYSACVAKYWLEEIAGIPTQVEIASEYRYRKTVSFPNTLVIVVSQSGETADTLAALRHAKSLGHRFTLAICNVASSAMVRETDWHFLTKAGTEIGVASTKAFTTQLLALYLLTLSIAKRAGKLNPDQEKKLLRELRHLPKALHSVLALEPQIIAWSEAFAKCENALFLGRGMHYPIALEGALKLKEISYIHAEAYPAGELKHGPLALVTDKMPVVTIAPKDELLEKLKSNMQEVKARGGMLYVFADHDTDIVNTDEIHVIRLPEHYGNLSPILHVVPLQLLAYHTACARGTDVDKPRNLAKSVTVE
- the glmU gene encoding bifunctional UDP-N-acetylglucosamine diphosphorylase/glucosamine-1-phosphate N-acetyltransferase GlmU, whose translation is MNIVILAAGQGKRMKSALPKVLQNLAGKPLLQYVLDTALSLLGKQVKQGPIVVVGHGAADVKSFLAEHPVFNKVSTVLQAEQKGTGHALLQTLSKLDSQEPTLVLYGDVPLTSKRTLSILAKLADGARGQESALALLTQNVDVPTGYGRIIRDSNGAVCAIIEEKDATFAQKQITEINTGIMVLPTTPLKKWLKSLSANNAQGEYYLTDVIAMAVKDGVPIRTAQADHEFEIIGVNSREQLASLERVYQLQLAKDLMEGGVSLADPARIDIRGKLDCGSDVFIDVGCVFEGSVRLASGVKIGPYCIVRDCDIGKDVSIHPFSHLDGAKVGANAVIGPYARLRPGAELANEVHIGNFVEVKNSKIGSNSKANHLSYVGDSIVGARVNIGAGTITCNYDGVNKHQTIIEDDVFIGSDTQLVAPIRVKRGATLGAGTTLTKDAPANQLTISRVKQISLEWKRPTKKVTVKAASKQAVKKVLKGRK
- the ttcA gene encoding tRNA 2-thiocytidine(32) synthetase TtcA is translated as MNDIRKVAFEENKLEKKLCRLAGQAIGDFGMIEDGDKVMVCVSGGKDSFAMLDILLKLRERAPIQFEIVAVNLDQKQPNFPAETLPNYLSVLGVPFHIEEQDTYSIVKRVIPEGKTTCGLCSRLRRGILYRVADELGATKIALGHHRDDILQTLLLNLFHAGKLKGMPPKLRSDDGKHIVIRPLAYVPEKLLERYAADMNFPIIPCDLCGSQPNLQRQAMKQMLREWEKQYPGRVENIFRAMHHIVPSHLMDAEAFDFKNLDISSVLSGIAARSAGDKAIDEAELDELACGTLIPGTYNPLI
- a CDS encoding dihydroneopterin aldolase, with translation MQAILSHPSLIDCRRLYLRDYEIYINIGVHDFEKKAEQRVILNVDLYIPLGLNTPKQDLLGEVVDYDFIRETIKNRALQGHIHLQETFCDDIVAAMLAHPKVLAVRVSTAKPDVYPDCHSVGVEVFRIKPV
- a CDS encoding SDR family oxidoreductase, coding for MSSASQFTSNKAVLVTGAAKRLGREIALEFARQGWDIAIHYGRSATEAKQTVTDILALGVKALAFQADLSKEVEAKELFTAVAKAFPNLGCIINSASIFQYDRANSDTPLSGKNVLAHMQVNLTAPIILSQMFFEHQKQHQLESECIPSVIQLLDQKLINPNPDYLSYTLSKSALLSSIEILAVDFAPLLRVIGLAPGITLPSGDQTAEGFSKAHQMTPLGRSSKAIDVAKAAIFLAESSAITGTTLYVDGGQHLLPSERDVMFKTH
- a CDS encoding class I SAM-dependent methyltransferase translates to MDITLTSLEAEHSQLLCSKIRAEISAKGGWIPFSRFMQMALYEPGMGYYSAGAHKLGAGGDFTTAPELSPLFGSAVANTLLPVLEGFKSKDLPSKILEFGAGTGKLAEAILLHLGKQGFSLDAYEIIEISPDLAARQQSRLNHLIASQESSTTCHWLDELPQNYQGVIIANEVIDAIPCELIIFENGFWHWRGVSDENGQFLWKTGKPVNQNALPTILLNGNFPEGYTTELHPQAHAWMRQVAQQLQTGLFLTLDYGFPESEYYHAQRQEGTLIAHHRHHAIPDPFHLPGLCDLTTHVEWLELARIALAEQADDVFLTNQGAYLLNAGIGELALELADPKDAETFLPISNALQKLLSEAEMGELFKAFAFSKNLSDLIPGQHLQDLPGLGGRNRL